The window GACCAAGCGAGAGATACAAGAGCAGATCCGCACGACCCTGCTGCACGAGATCGGTCACCATTTTGGCCTCTCCGAAGATGACTTGGAAGAGGCCGGGTACAGGTAATGCCACGGTTCCCGCCCCTGGAAAACTCTTGACACTTTCTGGCAACCCCCGCTAAGATCGCGCCGGTCTTGCGTTTGCATTGAGGATCGAGGAGGATCGATGGCTGCGAGGGGACGGCGTCAAGAGGCCAGGTTTTACGAGCTGTACTGCATCGTATGCGGCAGGACCTGCACCGAGCAGGAGAGCAGCACGCGCTGCGTCAGTTGCGGCAATCCGCTCGGCGTGCGTTATGACTACGCCTATATCAGGGCTCGCCTGAATCGATACTCGCTCAAGACCTCTCCGATCAAAGCGCTCAAATACCTCGATTTCTACCCCATCCTCAACCTCGATCTGGTGGTCTCTCTTGATGAGGGGGGGACGCCGCTGTACCGGTGTCATCGGCTGGCGGAAGAGTTGGGGATCAAACATCTCTACATCAAGAATGAAGGCTTGAATCCGACCGGCGTGTTCAAGGATAGAGGGACGCTCGTAGAGATCACCAAGGCCAAAGAGCAAGGCGCCAAGGCGATCTGCGTGGCATCCACCGGGAATATGGCCGGCTCCGTCGCGGCCTATGCCTCGATCGCCGGGCTGCCGTGTTATGTGGCGGTGCCGGAGGGGACTCCGATCGGAAAGATGTCCCAGGCCCTCTCCTATGGCGCCCGGGTGCTCCAGATCCGAGGGACGTACAACGACGCGGCCTCCATCGCGGAGCAGATGAGTCAGCGCTACAGATTTTACCTGGCCGGCGATTACGCCTTCCGCATCGAAGGCCAGAAGTCGCAGGCGTTCGAGATTGTGGAGCAGTTGGACTGGCAGGCCCCCAGCGTCGTCATTGTCCCCATGGGGTGCGGGACGAACATCGCCGCCCTCTGGAAGGGATTTAAAGAGTTTCATGAACTGGGCTTGATTTCGTC of the Candidatus Methylomirabilis sp. genome contains:
- a CDS encoding threonine synthase; translation: MAARGRRQEARFYELYCIVCGRTCTEQESSTRCVSCGNPLGVRYDYAYIRARLNRYSLKTSPIKALKYLDFYPILNLDLVVSLDEGGTPLYRCHRLAEELGIKHLYIKNEGLNPTGVFKDRGTLVEITKAKEQGAKAICVASTGNMAGSVAAYASIAGLPCYVAVPEGTPIGKMSQALSYGARVLQIRGTYNDAASIAEQMSQRYRFYLAGDYAFRIEGQKSQAFEIVEQLDWQAPSVVIVPMGCGTNIAALWKGFKEFHELGLISSLPRMIGIQPIGCQPIVAAFNQGRDDIVPVQKPESVASALMAGDPLDGLKALAALRESGGCALSLSDGEILQAQQQIARHEAIFVEPSGSLPVGALTPLLTSGRVRADEVVVCLATGNGLKDPKAALRVLPSPATIDP